From a single Streptomyces sp. NBC_01264 genomic region:
- a CDS encoding GNAT family N-acetyltransferase, whose product MDIIIRTAAPAEYEELGEITARAYLDDGLLDFAEDDPYLSRLRDVAGRAPDGEVLVAEYEGTLLGGVTFAPPGSPLCDIAGPGEAEFRMLAVSPAARGRGAGEALVRACVSRARELQGVGHLVLSTTEKMLGAHRIYDRLGFVRTPERDWYPVPGLPLLTYRLEL is encoded by the coding sequence ATGGACATCATCATCAGGACGGCGGCGCCCGCCGAATACGAAGAGCTCGGCGAGATCACCGCACGGGCCTACCTCGACGACGGACTGCTGGACTTCGCCGAGGACGACCCCTACCTGAGCCGGCTGCGCGATGTCGCCGGCCGGGCCCCCGACGGCGAGGTGCTCGTCGCGGAGTACGAGGGCACGCTGCTCGGCGGTGTGACCTTCGCCCCTCCCGGCAGCCCGCTGTGCGATATCGCGGGCCCCGGCGAGGCGGAGTTCCGGATGCTGGCCGTCTCCCCCGCCGCCCGCGGCCGCGGCGCGGGCGAAGCCCTCGTACGGGCCTGCGTGAGCCGCGCCCGGGAGCTGCAGGGCGTGGGCCATCTGGTGCTGTCGACCACGGAGAAGATGCTCGGGGCGCACCGGATCTACGACCGGCTGGGCTTCGTGCGGACACCGGAGCGGGACTGGTACCCGGTTCCGGGCCTGCCCCTGCTCACGTACCGCCTGGAGCTGTAA
- a CDS encoding YbdD/YjiX family protein, translating to MTRLRHVLGRARFFVREFSGEAAYDRYVAHARTHDPDAPVQSRRAFERARTDAREGDPREGFRCC from the coding sequence GTGACGCGCCTGCGCCACGTGCTGGGCCGCGCCCGGTTCTTCGTACGGGAGTTCTCGGGCGAGGCGGCCTACGACCGCTACGTCGCCCACGCCCGTACGCACGATCCGGACGCGCCGGTCCAGTCGCGCCGGGCCTTCGAACGGGCCCGTACGGACGCCCGCGAGGGCGATCCGCGCGAAGGGTTCCGCTGCTGCTGA
- a CDS encoding carbon starvation CstA family protein encodes MSPKAVAVWVLVGLVGAIGWGVLALSRGEEISAAWLLAAALGSYAIGYRFYARFVAHRVLKVDKTRATPAERLDNGVDFHPTDRRVLFGHHFAAIAGAGPLVGPVLASQMGYLPGTIWIVVGVIFAGAVQDMVTLFFSTRRNGRSLGQMARDEIGPVGGAAALVGVFAIMIILLAVLALVIVNALAHSPWGVFSIGMTIPIALFMGFYLRVLRPGKVTEVSVVGVALLLLAIVAGGWVAESSLADTFTLEKETLVIWMIAYGFVASVLPVWMLLAPRDYLSTFMKVGTIGLLAVGVVIAMPTLKMPTVTEFASRGDGPVFAGSMFPFVFITIACGALSGFHSLVSSGTTPKMIQKETQVRVIGYGAMLTESFVAIMAIIAACIIDPGLYFAINSPGGVVGATVETASQAVTNFGFAISPEALTQAAKDVEETSLLSRTGGAPTFALGMSEIFSAVIGGGSMKAFWYHFAIMFEALFILTTVDAGTRVGRFMLQDSLGNVHKSFKDISWKPGVWFASAVVVGGWGYFLWVGVKDPLGGINQLFPLFGIANQLLAAVALAVCTTLLIKSGRLKWAWVTGVPLAWDLAVTLTASYQKIFSDNPKIGFFAQRDVYQDGIDAGTVLKPAKNMDEMHTVVTNATVDGVLSVFFALLIIIVLVDAARTCLKAIRTPESVTMAEVPWTESKLIAPAGLIPTAEERAELAAAGLDSGGGRVQDSVREPA; translated from the coding sequence ATGTCCCCCAAGGCCGTGGCCGTGTGGGTGCTGGTGGGGCTCGTGGGGGCCATCGGCTGGGGCGTGCTGGCGCTCTCGCGCGGCGAGGAGATCTCCGCCGCCTGGCTGCTCGCCGCCGCCCTGGGCTCGTACGCGATCGGCTACCGCTTCTACGCGCGCTTCGTCGCCCACCGCGTACTGAAGGTGGACAAGACCCGCGCCACCCCCGCCGAACGCCTCGACAACGGTGTCGACTTCCACCCGACCGACCGACGCGTGCTTTTCGGCCATCACTTCGCCGCCATCGCCGGCGCCGGACCGCTCGTGGGTCCCGTACTCGCCTCGCAGATGGGCTACCTGCCCGGCACCATCTGGATCGTCGTGGGCGTGATCTTCGCGGGCGCCGTCCAGGACATGGTCACGCTCTTCTTCTCCACCCGGCGCAACGGCCGTTCGCTCGGCCAGATGGCCCGGGACGAGATCGGCCCGGTCGGCGGCGCCGCCGCGCTGGTCGGCGTCTTCGCCATCATGATCATCCTGCTGGCCGTGCTGGCCCTGGTCATCGTCAACGCGCTGGCGCACTCGCCCTGGGGCGTCTTCTCCATCGGCATGACCATCCCGATCGCCCTCTTCATGGGCTTCTACCTGCGCGTCCTGCGCCCGGGCAAGGTCACCGAGGTCTCCGTCGTCGGTGTCGCGCTGCTGCTGCTCGCCATCGTCGCGGGCGGCTGGGTCGCCGAGTCCTCGCTGGCGGACACCTTCACCCTGGAGAAGGAGACGCTGGTCATCTGGATGATCGCCTACGGCTTCGTGGCGTCCGTCCTGCCGGTGTGGATGCTGCTCGCCCCGCGCGACTACCTCTCCACCTTCATGAAGGTGGGCACCATCGGGCTGCTGGCCGTGGGCGTGGTCATCGCCATGCCGACGCTGAAGATGCCGACGGTCACCGAGTTCGCCTCGCGCGGCGACGGCCCTGTCTTCGCCGGCTCGATGTTCCCCTTCGTCTTCATCACCATCGCCTGCGGCGCCCTGTCGGGCTTCCACTCCCTGGTCTCCTCGGGCACCACCCCGAAGATGATCCAGAAGGAGACCCAGGTCCGGGTCATCGGGTACGGCGCGATGCTGACCGAGTCCTTCGTCGCCATCATGGCGATCATCGCGGCCTGCATCATCGATCCCGGCCTGTACTTCGCCATCAACTCCCCCGGCGGAGTCGTCGGCGCCACCGTCGAGACGGCCTCGCAGGCGGTCACGAACTTCGGCTTCGCCATCTCCCCCGAGGCCCTCACCCAGGCCGCGAAGGACGTGGAGGAGACCAGCCTGCTGTCCCGTACGGGCGGCGCGCCGACCTTCGCACTCGGAATGTCGGAGATCTTCTCGGCCGTGATCGGCGGCGGATCGATGAAGGCATTCTGGTACCACTTCGCGATCATGTTCGAGGCCCTGTTCATCCTGACGACCGTGGACGCCGGCACCCGCGTGGGCCGCTTCATGCTCCAGGACTCCCTCGGCAACGTGCACAAGTCCTTCAAGGACATCAGCTGGAAGCCGGGCGTCTGGTTCGCCAGCGCGGTCGTCGTCGGCGGCTGGGGCTACTTCCTCTGGGTCGGCGTCAAGGACCCGCTGGGCGGCATCAACCAGCTCTTCCCGCTGTTCGGCATCGCGAACCAGCTGCTCGCGGCGGTCGCCCTGGCCGTCTGCACCACCCTGCTGATCAAGTCCGGCCGGCTCAAGTGGGCCTGGGTGACGGGCGTTCCGCTGGCCTGGGACCTGGCCGTCACGCTCACCGCCAGCTACCAGAAGATCTTCTCCGACAACCCGAAGATCGGCTTCTTCGCGCAGCGGGACGTCTACCAGGACGGGATCGACGCGGGCACGGTCCTCAAGCCCGCCAAGAACATGGACGAGATGCACACCGTGGTCACCAACGCCACGGTGGACGGCGTGCTGTCGGTGTTCTTCGCCCTGCTGATCATCATCGTGCTCGTCGACGCGGCCCGGACCTGCCTCAAGGCCATCCGCACGCCGGAGTCGGTCACCATGGCCGAGGTCCCGTGGACCGAGTCCAAGCTGATCGCCCCGGCCGGGCTGATCCCCACCGCCGAGGAGCGCGCGGAACTCGCCGCCGCCGGCCTCGACTCGGGCGGGGGGCGCGTGCAGGACTCCGTACGGGAACCCGCGTGA
- a CDS encoding GntR family transcriptional regulator, which produces MATEGAITEPDSGAATRTARVPKYYRLKRHLLDMTETLPPGTPVPPERTLAAEFDTSRTTVRQALQELVVEGRLERIQGKGTFVAKPKVSQPLQLSSYTEDMRAQGLEPTSQLLDIGYVTADDTLAGLLKIATGGRVLRIERLRLASGEPMAIETTHLSAKRFPALRRSLVKYTSLYTALAEVYDVRLAEAEETIETSLATPREAGLLGTDVGLPMLLLSRHSLDTDGEPVEWVRSVYRGDRYKFVARLQRPAV; this is translated from the coding sequence ATGGCCACCGAAGGGGCGATCACGGAGCCGGACAGCGGGGCGGCCACCCGCACGGCACGCGTGCCCAAGTACTACCGACTCAAGCGCCACTTGCTCGATATGACCGAAACCCTTCCACCCGGTACACCCGTGCCCCCCGAGCGCACGCTCGCGGCCGAGTTCGACACCTCGCGCACCACGGTGCGACAGGCTCTCCAGGAGCTCGTCGTCGAGGGCCGGCTGGAACGGATCCAGGGCAAGGGAACCTTCGTCGCCAAGCCGAAGGTCTCCCAGCCGCTCCAACTCTCCTCGTACACCGAGGACATGAGGGCCCAGGGACTGGAGCCGACCTCCCAGCTGCTGGACATCGGCTACGTGACGGCCGACGACACCCTCGCCGGGCTCCTCAAGATCGCCACTGGCGGGCGGGTCCTGCGCATCGAGCGGCTCCGCCTGGCCAGCGGGGAACCGATGGCCATCGAGACCACGCACCTGTCGGCCAAGCGCTTCCCCGCGCTGCGCCGTTCGCTGGTCAAGTACACCTCCCTCTACACCGCCCTCGCCGAGGTGTACGACGTGCGCCTCGCCGAAGCGGAGGAGACCATCGAGACCTCGCTGGCCACTCCCCGGGAGGCCGGGCTGCTCGGCACCGACGTCGGACTGCCGATGCTGCTGCTTTCACGCCATTCGCTGGACACCGACGGGGAGCCCGTCGAGTGGGTGCGTTCCGTATACCGCGGCGATCGTTACAAGTTCGTCGCCCGACTCCAGCGTCCCGCCGTCTGA
- a CDS encoding extracellular solute-binding protein — protein MKRKLIVAVSVVGMMAGLAACGNGDDGKAKADAGPKEITVWVMDGSAPKAWIDAVNAEFSAKHPGVTVKVETQQWKGIQEKVTTALSEDTPPDVLELGNTQTAGYAVTGGLAELTKDKAKLGADAWAKGMLASAEIDGKLYSAPWYAANRVVVYDKKAYAKAGVTPPTTRDEWVAGLEKLKAADPKSQPIYLPGQSWYVLAGFVWDEGGDLATKDGDKWKGGLATPQAASAMEFYKKLQSFSTAPKDKDEATPQQSTDIVPKGGVASWIGLGWEAGGAEKALKDAGKEADFGYFPIPGKTADKPGTVFLGGSNLAIAERSKNKDLAKEWLALAAGKDQMTKYAAETKGALLPNQVGANFAPPAGSFAEAMAKAGANGKITPVTPGWANVETEPNPIKDFMTKVLNGTDPAKAGAEADTEIAKRINK, from the coding sequence GTGAAGCGCAAGCTCATCGTGGCGGTCAGTGTCGTTGGCATGATGGCCGGACTCGCGGCGTGCGGTAACGGCGACGACGGCAAGGCCAAGGCCGATGCGGGCCCCAAAGAGATCACCGTCTGGGTGATGGACGGCTCTGCGCCGAAGGCATGGATCGACGCGGTCAACGCGGAGTTCTCGGCCAAGCACCCCGGTGTCACGGTCAAGGTCGAGACGCAGCAGTGGAAGGGCATCCAGGAGAAGGTCACCACGGCCCTCTCCGAGGACACCCCGCCGGACGTCCTGGAACTCGGCAACACCCAGACCGCCGGTTACGCGGTCACCGGTGGCCTCGCCGAGCTGACCAAGGACAAGGCGAAGCTCGGTGCGGACGCCTGGGCGAAGGGCATGCTGGCCTCGGCCGAGATCGACGGCAAGCTCTACTCCGCTCCGTGGTACGCGGCCAACCGTGTCGTCGTCTACGACAAGAAGGCCTACGCGAAGGCCGGCGTCACCCCGCCGACCACCCGCGACGAGTGGGTCGCCGGTCTGGAGAAGCTGAAGGCGGCCGACCCGAAGTCGCAGCCGATCTACCTGCCCGGCCAGAGCTGGTACGTCCTCGCGGGCTTCGTCTGGGACGAGGGCGGCGACCTCGCCACCAAGGACGGCGACAAGTGGAAGGGTGGCCTCGCCACCCCGCAGGCCGCTTCCGCGATGGAGTTCTACAAGAAGCTCCAGTCCTTCTCCACCGCTCCGAAGGACAAGGACGAGGCCACCCCGCAGCAGTCCACCGACATCGTTCCCAAGGGCGGCGTCGCGTCCTGGATCGGTCTCGGCTGGGAGGCCGGCGGCGCGGAGAAGGCGCTGAAGGACGCGGGCAAGGAAGCCGACTTCGGCTACTTCCCGATCCCGGGCAAGACCGCCGACAAGCCGGGCACCGTCTTCCTCGGTGGCTCGAACCTGGCGATCGCCGAGCGTTCCAAGAACAAGGACCTCGCCAAGGAGTGGCTGGCCCTCGCCGCAGGCAAGGACCAGATGACCAAGTACGCCGCCGAGACCAAGGGCGCGCTGCTCCCGAACCAGGTGGGCGCGAACTTCGCCCCGCCCGCGGGCTCCTTCGCCGAGGCCATGGCCAAGGCCGGCGCCAACGGCAAGATCACCCCGGTGACCCCGGGCTGGGCGAACGTCGAGACCGAGCCCAACCCGATCAAGGACTTCATGACCAAGGTCCTGAACGGCACCGACCCGGCCAAGGCCGGCGCGGAAGCCGACACCGAGATCGCGAAGCGCATCAACAAGTAA
- a CDS encoding carbohydrate ABC transporter permease → MTVHSQGAATSAPQDAPQKSVGVAKTPPPAGAKAASKSPRGGRKSLPAGWWPYILVGPAVLSMAVLLLYPLVKNIILSFQTVDKIEFIQRKAPFAGLDNYTQLLGDSQFWTVVVRSFAFTAANVALIMIIGSLIGILLNKLGKWMRLVLSMALVMAWAMPIVASVTVFQWLFDEQFGVMNWLMRTLGFSGYDQHNWFGTGFSTLVIVTVLVVWGSIPFVALNMYAGLTTVSSELYEAARMDGANGWQTFWKVVFPNLKSFFLVTTFLEVIWVFKAFTQVYAMKAGGPDRGSEILPVFAYVEGQSQFHYGLAAAISVLTILMLVIVMSFYFRLILKQEEEQ, encoded by the coding sequence ATGACCGTGCACTCCCAGGGAGCGGCGACCTCCGCTCCACAGGACGCACCACAGAAGTCCGTCGGGGTGGCCAAGACACCGCCGCCCGCCGGAGCCAAGGCAGCGTCCAAGTCTCCTCGCGGGGGCAGAAAGTCGCTCCCGGCAGGGTGGTGGCCCTACATCCTGGTCGGACCGGCCGTGCTCAGCATGGCCGTCCTGCTGCTGTATCCGCTGGTCAAGAACATCATCCTGTCGTTCCAGACCGTCGACAAGATCGAGTTCATCCAGCGGAAGGCGCCGTTCGCCGGCCTGGACAACTACACCCAGCTGCTGGGCGACTCGCAGTTCTGGACCGTCGTGGTCCGAAGCTTCGCCTTCACCGCCGCCAACGTCGCGCTGATCATGATCATCGGCAGCCTCATAGGCATCCTGCTGAACAAGCTCGGCAAGTGGATGCGCCTGGTCCTGTCGATGGCGCTGGTGATGGCCTGGGCCATGCCGATCGTCGCCTCCGTGACCGTCTTCCAGTGGCTGTTCGACGAGCAGTTCGGCGTCATGAACTGGCTGATGCGCACGCTCGGCTTCTCCGGCTACGACCAGCACAACTGGTTCGGGACCGGCTTCTCCACCCTCGTGATCGTGACGGTCCTGGTGGTCTGGGGCTCGATCCCCTTCGTCGCCCTCAACATGTACGCCGGTCTGACCACGGTCAGCAGCGAGCTGTACGAGGCCGCCCGGATGGACGGCGCCAACGGATGGCAGACCTTCTGGAAGGTCGTCTTCCCGAACCTGAAGTCGTTCTTCCTCGTCACCACGTTCCTCGAGGTGATCTGGGTCTTCAAGGCCTTCACCCAGGTGTACGCGATGAAGGCAGGCGGTCCCGACCGCGGCTCGGAGATCCTGCCCGTCTTCGCCTACGTCGAGGGTCAGAGCCAGTTCCACTACGGCCTGGCCGCGGCGATCTCCGTCCTGACGATCCTGATGCTCGTGATCGTCATGTCCTTCTACTTCCGTCTGATCCTGAAGCAGGAGGAGGAGCAGTGA
- a CDS encoding carbohydrate ABC transporter permease, whose amino-acid sequence MLLAVVFIFPVYWMFSSALKPSSEILSKDPVFVFTPTLDNFTKATGVDLFWTYVTNSLIVTVGAVALALLVALAASFAIARMKFKGRKGLVLAVMLAQMAPWEVMVIAMYMIVRDAEMLNNLGVLTAIYFVMVLPFTIWTLRGFIAAVPVTLEEAAQIDGCTRGQAFRKVIFPLLAPGLMSTSLFGFITAWNEFAMVLILHKDKTAQTLPLWLTQFQTAFGNDWGATMAASSLFAVPVLLIFVFLQRKAVGGMTAGAVKG is encoded by the coding sequence CTGCTCCTGGCCGTCGTCTTCATCTTCCCCGTCTACTGGATGTTCTCCTCGGCGCTCAAGCCGTCCAGCGAGATCCTCTCCAAGGACCCCGTCTTCGTCTTCACCCCGACGCTGGACAACTTCACCAAGGCCACTGGCGTCGACCTGTTCTGGACCTACGTCACGAACAGCCTGATCGTCACCGTCGGCGCCGTCGCGCTGGCCCTGCTCGTCGCCCTCGCCGCGAGCTTCGCCATCGCCCGGATGAAGTTCAAGGGCCGCAAGGGCCTCGTCCTCGCCGTGATGCTGGCCCAGATGGCGCCCTGGGAGGTCATGGTCATCGCGATGTACATGATCGTCCGCGACGCCGAGATGCTGAACAACCTCGGCGTGCTGACCGCGATCTACTTCGTGATGGTCCTCCCCTTCACCATCTGGACCCTGCGCGGCTTCATCGCCGCCGTCCCGGTGACCCTGGAGGAAGCCGCCCAGATCGACGGCTGCACCCGCGGCCAGGCCTTCCGCAAGGTGATCTTCCCGCTGCTGGCCCCCGGCCTGATGTCCACCTCGCTCTTCGGCTTCATCACGGCCTGGAACGAGTTCGCGATGGTCCTGATCCTGCACAAGGACAAGACCGCGCAGACCCTGCCGCTGTGGCTCACCCAGTTCCAGACGGCCTTCGGCAACGACTGGGGCGCCACCATGGCCGCTTCCTCGCTCTTCGCGGTCCCGGTGCTGCTCATCTTCGTCTTCCTCCAGCGCAAGGCCGTCGGCGGCATGACCGCCGGCGCCGTGAAGGGATAA
- a CDS encoding glycoside hydrolase family 3 protein: MTVLAHRTDTLTRDALAVLQPGFEGTTAPAWLLRQVAEGLTAVGLFGRNITSPEQLAALTAQLRGERDDVLVAIDEEGGDVTRLEVRGGSSFPGNLALGAVDDVDLTRDVARELGRRLAECGVNLNWAPSADVNSNPDNPVIGVRSFGADTHLTARHTAAYVEGLQAVGVAACTKHFPGHGDTNVDSHHALPRIDVDLETLAARELVPFRAAIEAGTKAVMSAHILVPALDPTRPATLSPQILTGLLRKELGYEGLIVTDGMEMHAIAGTYGIERGSVLAIAAGADAICVGGGLADEGTVLRLRDALVAAVREGSLPEERLAEAAARVRSLAEWTRQVRRGARPEGSSAPGIGLAAARRAVVVTGSPKAAAPVNAPYIATLTPVANIAVGDETPWGVAGEVSALIPGTDSGVFPRGSTAADVLAAAGSRTVVAVVRDAHRHPWMTEALDALVAARPETIVVEMGLPRAEPRGALHIATHGAARVCGRAAAEVIAGV; this comes from the coding sequence ATGACTGTCCTTGCGCACCGCACAGACACGCTCACCCGGGACGCCCTCGCGGTCCTCCAGCCCGGCTTCGAGGGCACCACCGCCCCCGCCTGGCTGCTCCGCCAGGTCGCCGAAGGCCTCACCGCCGTCGGCCTCTTCGGCCGCAACATCACCTCGCCCGAGCAGCTCGCCGCGCTGACCGCGCAGCTGCGCGGCGAGCGGGACGACGTCCTCGTCGCCATCGACGAGGAGGGCGGCGACGTCACCCGCCTGGAGGTCCGGGGCGGCTCCTCCTTCCCCGGCAACCTGGCCCTCGGCGCCGTGGACGACGTGGACCTGACCCGCGACGTCGCCCGTGAGCTGGGCCGCCGGCTCGCCGAGTGCGGGGTCAACCTCAACTGGGCCCCGTCCGCGGACGTCAACTCCAACCCGGACAACCCGGTCATCGGTGTACGGTCCTTCGGCGCCGACACCCACCTCACCGCCCGGCACACCGCCGCGTACGTCGAAGGCCTCCAGGCCGTCGGCGTCGCCGCCTGCACCAAGCACTTCCCGGGCCACGGCGACACCAACGTCGACTCGCACCACGCGCTGCCGCGCATCGACGTGGACCTCGAGACGCTGGCCGCGCGGGAACTCGTACCCTTCCGGGCCGCCATCGAGGCCGGCACCAAGGCCGTCATGAGCGCCCACATCCTGGTGCCCGCCCTGGACCCGACCCGCCCGGCCACGCTCAGCCCGCAGATCCTGACCGGTCTGCTGCGCAAGGAGCTCGGCTACGAGGGCCTCATCGTCACCGACGGCATGGAGATGCACGCCATCGCCGGGACGTACGGCATCGAGCGCGGCTCGGTGCTGGCCATCGCGGCCGGCGCCGACGCGATCTGCGTCGGCGGCGGGCTCGCCGACGAGGGCACCGTGCTGCGCCTGCGCGACGCGCTGGTCGCGGCCGTCCGCGAGGGCTCGCTCCCGGAGGAGCGCCTCGCCGAGGCCGCCGCCCGGGTCCGCTCGCTGGCCGAGTGGACCCGCCAGGTCCGCCGCGGCGCGCGGCCGGAGGGGAGCAGCGCGCCCGGCATCGGACTGGCGGCGGCCCGCAGGGCGGTGGTCGTGACGGGATCGCCCAAGGCGGCCGCCCCGGTGAACGCCCCGTACATCGCCACGCTCACCCCGGTGGCGAACATCGCCGTCGGCGACGAGACCCCGTGGGGGGTGGCCGGGGAGGTGTCCGCGCTGATCCCGGGCACCGACTCCGGCGTGTTCCCGCGGGGCTCGACCGCCGCCGACGTCCTGGCCGCCGCGGGGAGCCGTACCGTCGTCGCGGTGGTCCGCGACGCGCACCGCCACCCCTGGATGACCGAGGCCCTGGACGCGCTCGTCGCGGCGCGGCCGGAGACGATCGTGGTCGAGATGGGCCTGCCGCGGGCCGAGCCGCGGGGTGCGCTGCACATCGCGACGCACGGGGCCGCCCGGGTCTGCGGCAGGGCTGCCGCTGAGGTCATCGCCGGGGTGTGA
- the nagB gene encoding glucosamine-6-phosphate deaminase: MEVVIVPDAKAGGELIAEAMAALVRRKPDALLGVATGSTPLPIYEALAAKVKAGQVDASKARVCQLDEYVGLPAGHPESYRAVVLREVVEPLGLSEASFMGPDGSAEDIVGACDAYDRALAAAGGVDLQLLGIGTDGHIGFNEPCSSLASRTRIKTLTEQTRVDNARFFDNDIEQVPHHVITQGIGTILDARHLVLLATGEGKAEAVAQTVEGPLSALVPASALQLHRHATVVVDEAAASKLKLADYFRHTYANKPAWQGL; the protein is encoded by the coding sequence GTGGAAGTTGTCATCGTCCCGGACGCCAAGGCAGGCGGCGAGCTCATCGCGGAGGCCATGGCCGCCCTGGTCCGCCGCAAGCCCGACGCGCTGCTCGGTGTGGCGACCGGCTCTACCCCGCTGCCCATCTACGAGGCGCTCGCCGCCAAGGTCAAGGCCGGTCAGGTCGACGCCTCCAAGGCGCGGGTCTGCCAGCTCGACGAGTACGTCGGCCTGCCGGCCGGGCACCCGGAGTCCTACCGCGCCGTCGTCCTGCGCGAGGTCGTGGAGCCGCTGGGCCTGTCCGAGGCCTCCTTCATGGGCCCGGACGGCTCGGCCGAGGACATCGTCGGCGCCTGCGACGCCTACGACCGGGCGCTCGCCGCGGCCGGCGGCGTGGACCTCCAGCTCCTCGGCATCGGCACGGACGGGCACATCGGCTTCAACGAGCCCTGCTCCTCGCTCGCCTCCCGCACCCGCATCAAGACGCTGACGGAGCAGACCCGCGTGGACAACGCGCGCTTCTTCGACAACGACATAGAGCAGGTGCCCCACCACGTCATCACCCAGGGCATCGGCACCATCCTCGACGCCCGCCACCTGGTCCTGCTGGCCACCGGCGAGGGCAAGGCGGAGGCCGTCGCGCAGACCGTCGAGGGCCCCCTGTCCGCCCTCGTACCGGCCTCGGCGCTCCAGCTGCACCGCCACGCCACGGTGGTCGTGGACGAGGCCGCCGCGTCCAAGCTGAAGCTCGCGGACTACTTCCGCCACACCTACGCCAACAAGCCCGCCTGGCAGGGTCTGTAA
- a CDS encoding SDR family oxidoreductase, with translation MGVLKGKTALVTGGSRGIGRAVAERLARDGALVAVAYGSNEAAAGETVGAIEAAGGRAFAVGADLGVPGGALALWAAYAAHPLATEKIDVLVNNAGGATFAGIGSTDEEAYDRVHALNAKAPFFVIRHGLERLRDGGRIVNVTGTPDIALPAILATVMAKGAVNALTVSLAAELAPRNITVNSVGPGIMETDLNAAWLADPAARAHAASRSVFGRLGTPQEVADVVAFLASPDSRWVTGQHVPVTGGLQLSLL, from the coding sequence ATGGGCGTGCTCAAGGGGAAGACGGCACTGGTCACGGGCGGCAGCCGGGGCATCGGGCGGGCCGTCGCGGAGCGGCTCGCCCGCGACGGGGCGCTGGTCGCGGTGGCCTACGGATCCAACGAGGCGGCGGCCGGGGAGACCGTGGGCGCCATCGAGGCGGCCGGGGGCCGCGCCTTCGCGGTCGGGGCGGACCTCGGCGTCCCGGGCGGCGCATTGGCCCTCTGGGCGGCGTACGCGGCCCACCCGCTGGCCACCGAGAAGATCGACGTACTGGTGAACAACGCGGGCGGGGCCACCTTCGCCGGCATCGGCTCCACCGACGAGGAGGCGTACGACCGGGTGCACGCGCTCAACGCGAAGGCGCCGTTCTTCGTGATCCGGCACGGCCTGGAGCGGCTGCGGGACGGCGGCCGGATCGTGAACGTGACCGGCACCCCGGACATCGCCCTGCCCGCGATCCTCGCCACGGTCATGGCCAAGGGCGCGGTGAACGCGCTGACGGTCTCGCTGGCCGCCGAACTCGCGCCCCGGAACATCACGGTGAACTCGGTGGGTCCCGGGATCATGGAGACCGACCTGAACGCGGCCTGGCTCGCGGACCCGGCGGCCCGCGCACACGCCGCCTCCCGGTCCGTCTTCGGCCGGCTCGGCACCCCGCAGGAGGTGGCGGACGTGGTCGCCTTCCTGGCCTCCCCGGACTCCCGCTGGGTCACGGGCCAGCACGTCCCCGTCACCGGCGGACTCCAGCTCTCGCTGCTCTAG